The Labilibaculum sp. sequence CCACTCTTGATCCTTACACAACCTACATTTCCGAATCAGAAATTGAAGACTTTAAACTGATGACCACAGGCGAATATGCCGGTATTGGGTCATTAATCAGTAAACACAAGGATGAAGTAATTATTGCAGAACCTTACGAAGGATTTCCAGCTTTTAAGGCTGGTTTAAAAGCCGGTGATGTATTGCTTGAAATTAATGGAACATCGGTATCAAAAAAGAGTACTGATGATGTGAGCAGCCTGTTAAAAGGGCAACCCAATGTTCCTCTTACCATTAAAATAAAACGACCAGGTGTTGATAAAATAATGGAGAAGAAATTGGTACGTGAAAACATACAATTAAAATCCGTTCCCTACTACGGAATGGTTTCTGATTCAGTTGGATACATTCTTTTAAATCAATTCACAGATAAAGCTTCTGGTGAAATTAAAGCTGCTTTAAAAGAACTTAAAGAACAAAATGCAAAATCAATTGTTCTCGATTTGAGAGGTAATCCCGGAGGATTATTGGATCAGGCAATTGAAATTGTGAACCTGTTTGTAAACAAAGGAGAAGATATTGTTAGTACCAAAGGAAAAGTCTCACAGTGGGATAAGTCGTACACAGCCACAAAAACACCTTTTGATGCCGAAATTCCAATTGCTGTTTTGGTAAACAGAGGATCGGCATCGGCGTCGGAAATTGTTTCAGGTGCAATTCAAGATCTCGACAGAGGTGTTGTAATCGGTGAAAGAACATTTGGTAAAGGATTGGTTCAGACAACAAGAAATCTGACCTACAACGCCAAATTAAAGGTGACTACTGCGAAGTATTACATTCCTAGTGGAAGATGCATTCAGGCTCTTGATTACAGCCACAGAAACGAAGATGGAAGCGTAGGGAAAATTGCTGATTCTCTAATTACCGAATTTCACACCAAAAATGGTCGTTCTGTTTTTGATGGTGGTGGTGTTCTTCCGGATTTGAAGATTGAATCGGAAAGATACAGCAGTTTAACCATTAACCTGATTCGTAACTTTATGGTTTTTGATTACGCAACTTTGTATGCAAACAGTCATGATAAAATAGCAAGCTCGAAAGAATTTAAAATTTCGGATCAGGAGTTTGAAAAATTCTCTCAATACATTAAAGAACAGAAGTTTGTATACGAATCGGAAAGTACTGAAATTCTAGATGCTCTAAAAAAATCAGCAAAAGAAGAAAAATACTTTGACATCTCAACCAATGAGTTTGACGCTCTTACGGCAAAGTTAACTCCCAATTTGGATCGTGATTTAACCCGATTCAAAGATGAAATCAGCGATTTGCTGGCACACGAAATTATTAAGAGATATTACTACCAAAATGGCGGTATTGAATACAGTTTAAAGGATGATAAAACTCTTTTAAAAGCCATTGAAGTTCTTGAAAATAAAACAGAATATTTAGGAATTTTAGATGGCAGTATCGGACTTCATGCTTTAAATAAGCAAAAATAATACGGTTAAAAATTGCTATTAAATTGATATAAAAAAAGCTCATTCTTGTTGCAAGAATGAGCTTTTTAAATTTGTATCTATTGTGTATTAATGCGCTTCCAGCCAGTTCTCTCCTACGCCCATATCCACAGTAAGTGGAACCGAAAGCTGAATGGCATTTTCCATTTCTTCTTTTAAAATCAGCTTCATTTGATCCAATTCAGATAACAAACAATCAAAGTTCAATTCATCATGCACCTGAATAATCAATTTAGATTGCATCCCCTCCCGTTTCATTCTTTTGGTAATGTTGATCATCGCTATTTTGATTACATCAGCTGCCGAGCCCTGAATGGGTGCATTAATTGCATTTCTTTCTGCTACACCGCGAACGATAGCATTGCTTGAATTGATATCTTTTAAATATCTGCGGCGTGACAATAAAGTGACTACAAACTCATCCCGACGCGCTTTCTCTACACTTTCATCCATAAACAGCTTAACTCCCGGATAAGATTCAAAATAGCCTGTAATAAGCTCTTTTCCTTCCGTTCGGCTAATACCCAACCTTTCGGCAAGTCCCCAGGCCGAAATTCCATAAATAATTCCAAAATTGGCAGTTTTTGCTCTGCTTCGCATGTCCTTGCTTACCTCTTCGATTGGAAGCTTGTAAATTTTTGCCGCTGTAGCTGTATGGAAATCTTCAGAATTGATAAAAGCATCTATCATGTTCTGATCCTGGCTCATATGAGCCATTAAGCGCAATTCCACCTGCGAATAATCAGCAGAAAGAAAAGTGTGATTTTCGGATGAAGGAACAAATGCTTTCCGGATGTATCTGCCCTGCTCGGTACGAATTGGTATATTCTGTAAATTAGGATTGGTTGAACTTAACCTTCCTGTAGCGGCTTCCGCCTGATTAAAAGATGTATGTATCTTCCCTGATTTTTCATTAATGTAAGTTGGAAGTGCCTCAACATAGGTAGAAATCAATTTTTTAAGCGATCTAAAATCCAATATCTTTTGAATAATTTCATGCTTATCCTTCAATTTAGAAAGAACATCTTCGGAAGTTGAATATTGACCCGATTTGGTTCTTTTAGCTTTGCTGTCGAGCCCCATTTTATCAAACAAAACATCACCCAACTGCTTAGGTGAAGCCACATTAAAATCGACCTCAGCCATTTCTTTGATGTCTTTTTCGATACCATCTACCTCCTCATTCAGAACAAGAGCGTAGTCTTTTAGAGTTTGTACATCAATACTAACTCCTGTGAACTCCATATCTGCTAAAATGCTTACCAAAGGCATTTCAATATTGTAGAACAAATCAAGTAGTTCGTTATCTTTCATACGAACTTCAAATTCTTCTTTCAATTCAAGGTTTAGAACTGTTTCCTCACAATAAGATTCATGTTCAATCACCTCTGGTTCCAACATCAAACTCAATTGAGCTTTTTTCCCTTTCGACTTATCCTCTTTTGAAATTGTCTGATAATTTAAAATAGAGTAAGCAACAAATGCGAAATCATGTTTTAATTCGGGTTGAATTAAGTAATGAGAAATCATAGTATCGAAAATCGGCCCTTTTACATCAATTCCATGCCAACGCAAAATCAAAATATCACGTTTGATATCGTGACCAATTTTTAAAATATTTTCATCTTCAAAAATAAATTTAAACTCTTGAGCCACTTTTTTTGCTTCTTCGAAATTTTGAGGAAAAGGAACAAAAAATGATTTGTCTTTTCGATACGAAAAAGTCAATCCAAGAAGATTTGATGTGTTTGGGTCAGAACCAGACAAAATTGTTCTAAACGAGTACTCTTTCTGAACACATAAATCAGCTTTTAAATCGGCCCTTACAGACTGATTATCAAGCACAAAAAACTCACAAGCCAATCCTTTTACATCTCTTAGAATCACGTTTTTAACTTCTAACGTGTCCTTGTCCGTAATTTTTTTATTCTCAGTAGTAAAAAGATTCCCTTGTTTTTTAAAAACCCGTTCGGCCAAAGTGAAAAACTCCAATTCCTTAAAAATGGCTCTCAACTTAGCTTCATCATAATCTATCAGTTTAAAATTCTCTTCAACAAAATCTATCGGAGCATCAAGTGAAATTTTGGCCAGCACTTTTGAAAACCGAACTTGTTCTTCCGACTCAATAATTCTTTCTTTTTGTTTTCCTTTTAGCTTATCGGTATTTTGATACAAACCATCAATGTCTTTATACAGCTCAATTAATTTTTGAGCCGTTTTCGGACCAATTCCCGGACAACCCGGAATATTATCCGCAGTATCTCCCATCAAACCTAAATAATCAACAATTTGATCGGGATGTTCGACACCAAATTTCTCCTTAATTTCAGGAACTCCCCAAATCTCAACATCATTGCCGTTACTTTTCGGTTTGTACACGTAAATATTCTCACTCACTAATTGTGCATAGTCCTTATCAGGCGTCATCATATAAACCGTATAACCCTGTTTTTCAGCCTTCTTAGCCAAGGTTCCAATGACATCATCAGCCTCATAGCCTTCCACATCAAATTCAGGTATATTAAACCCCTGAATTATTGATTTGATATAGGGAATTGATTTTCTTAAATCTTCGGGCATTGGAGGCCGCTGTGCTTTGTATTCCTTAAACATCTCATGACGGAAAGTTGGTCCAACCGGATCAAAAACTACAGCAATATGCGAAGGTTTCTCTTTTTCAAGCACCTCCAGCAATGTATTTGTGAAGCCAAGCATTGCCGACGAATTAATTCCTGTTGAAGTAAACCTCGGGTTTTTAATAAAAGCGTAATATGATCTGTATATCAGGGCAAAAGCATCGAGTAAAAAAAGTTTTTTACCAGAATTGGTAATTGATGAGTGCATAAGTTTTCAAATATTAATTGTGTCAAACAAAAGTACAAGATAATCGCTTTGGAACAATTTTCAAGGCTATTATTCTCGGTTCTCTTCTTGTTTTATAAACACAAAAAAAGCCGGGAGGTTGTTCCAGGCTTTTCAAATATATTTTCACTTTAACTTAATTGTCTTCAGCATACCACTCGGCAAATGATGTGGCCGTTTCATGCAATTTTAGTGAGTGGAGTTTCACATCCGAAGGCAAGCGATTTTTTATTTTTTCAGCAAAATCAACAATCATGTTTTCACAAGTTGGCTGATAATCTGTAATAAAAAAACGTTCAAACATTTGTTCAATATTCAATTGCTCCAGATTTGGAGTTGTCTTACTCAAAACAACGGAATGATCCAGCTGATCAACAATTTCTTCAGAAACAATCTTTTTCAAATCACCAAAATCCATTACCATTCCCAATTTTGAATTATTTACATCGGTTATTGGTTCGCCAATTACTGTAACAAATAAAATATAGGAATGACCGTGAATATTCTTACAAAGTCCATCGTAGTTCCATAAGGCATGAGCCATTTCGAAATGAAACTCTTTAGTTAATCTTACTTTCGCCATTTACTTATATCGTATAAAAAAACCAGCACTAAACTGGTTCTTGAATTTCTTATCCATGAGTACAATTGCTGATACAATCAACAATATTACTTAGGCTACAGTGTTTCAAATAATAATATGTATTCTTTCCTTCTCTTTTTGAAGAAAGAACACCTTTATCTTTTAAAATTCCCAAATGATGGGAAGTTGTTGATTGCTCAATTTTTAATAATTCATGAATTTCAGTCACTGTAAGCTTCTTTCCATCCTCCAGATATCCTAAAATTGCAATTCTCATTGGATGAGCAATTGCTTTAAGCATGTTAGCCGCTTGCTCTAGCTTTGCAGGTTCTAATTCTTTAATTTTCATACACAACTATTATTCACGTAAAGTATCAAATGCAAATATATAAATATATTCTCGAATAGGCTATATTATACATATTGAAATAGTTAAATTTCTTGTTTTGTATATAATTTAGTTAAAGTCTTAATAAATACTAGAGTTTGAAATCCGATAATTTGAATTATGAACGGTTTTATGAGAAAGATAAATTATTAACTTTGGTTGCTATGAATTTGAGAAAAACCAGTATTAACGATATTAAAGCTCCTGTCAAGAACGAAATGGAGAAATTTGAGTCTTTTTTTAAGGATTCAATGAAAACAAAAATACGTTTACTTGACATGATTAACAGATATGTTATCAAACGAAAAGGCAAAGAAATAAGACCTATTCTTGTCTTTCTGAGCGCAAAACTTACCGGCGAAATTAACAATTCTACTTATACTGCCGCAGCACTTACCCAACTACTGCACACTGCTACTTTAATTCATGATGATGTGGTTGATGAAGCTTACGAAAGAAGAGGCTTTTTCTCAATTAATGCTTTATGGAAAACCAAAGCTGCCGTATTAGTTGGAGATTTTCTTCTGTCAAAAGGCCTTCTTATTGCTCTTGACAATAATGAATTTGGACAGCTAAAGGTTATTTCCGAAGCTGTAAGGGAAATGAGTGAAGGGGAATTACTTCAATTGGAAAAATCAAGAAAATTAAACATCACGGAAGATATCTATTTTGATATCATCTATAAAAAAACGGCAAGTTTGATGGCAACCTGCACTCTTCTTGGTGCTATTTCAGCTAAAGCAAATGATGCTGATCAGCAAAAGCTTAAAAAATTCGGTGAATACCTCGGAATTGCTTTTCAAATGAAAGATGACTTATTTGATTACGAGAAACAAGGAAGTATTGGAAAACCAACTGGCAATGATATTAAAGAAAAAAAATTAACTCTTCCTTTGATCTATGTTTTAAGGGGAGTTTCTGAAAAGGAACGCCGATGGGCTCTAAAGATAATTCGCAAACACAATAAAAACACTGAAAAAGTAAACGAATTAATCTCTTTCGTTAAAGAAAAAGGAGGTATTAAATACACCGGAGATAAAATGATTGAATACAAACAAAAAGCCTTGGATATTTTAAATGAGTTTCCTTCATCAGAAGCAAAAGAAGCCTTACTCAACTTAGTGGATTACACAATTAACAGAAATGTTTAATTTTACTTACTTATTGGCAGGTGAACGGTAAAAACACTCCCTTTTCCTGGTGTACTTTCAAGCGATATTGAACCATTATTCATAGTAACAAACTCATGACAAAGTATTAAACCTAAACCTGTTCCAGATTCTTCACAGGTTCCTACCCTTGTATAATTTGTATCAATCCGAAACAATCTTTTCTGATTTTCTTCACTAATTCCTATTCCGTTATCTTCAATAGAAATAATTGATTTGGAATTGTTTTGTGCAATTCGGATTTGAATATTTCCACCCGGCCGGGTAAATTTTATGGCATTTGAGTACAAATTTCTAATAACCGTATCCAACATGTACTCATCGGCGAAAGCCATAGTGTGTGCTCCTTTAATTACCCTTACAAATATATTTTTCCGATCTGCTTTGGTTTGATGGAGCTGAACATTTAACTCTATCAATTTTGATAAATCAATTTGTTTGGGGGAATGTTTTATTTTTCCCATTTGGGATCTGGCCCACTCGAGGAGGTTATTCAATAAATTATACTCCAGATTAGCTGCTGAATGAATAATTGAAGAAGCTTCAAAGATTTGATCCTTTGACATTTCCCTGCAATTTTGGTGCAGATTTTTAGCTATTGGCAGCAAGGCATTAAATGGATTTTTTAAATCATGTGCGATAATTGAGAAGAATTTATCCTTTGTTTTAAGAGCTTCATTTAAAGCCTCCTCAATTCTTTTTCTCGCAGTTATATCACGGGCAATTGCCATTAATGTTTCGCACTCTCCTGTCCTATTAAATTCGGGAATTAATTGCCATTCAAAATGAAGAACCTTACCTTCAACAACAATGCTAAAATCAACACAATGCTGCTTCTTTGTTTTAAAAGCAATATCTATTTCCTGTTCCCAAAACTCACACTTGTCTTTTGGAAATCCCATTTCCTGATGAGTTTTTCCAATAAATTTCTCTGGTTTGATTTTTAATATTTGTAAGGAAGCCGAATTCACAAATATATGTTTGTGATTCACATCAAACCGCATGATCAAGTCTGTGGCATTCTCCACTAAAGTTCGGAAACGCTCTTCACTTTCCTGCAACTTATTTTCTGCTGTTTTCCTTTTTTCAATATTTCTGATGGCTACAAAATAAATCTTTGTATTCGAAAAACGAATGAGATTTGCACTTACTTCAACTGAAATTCTTTTGCCGGATTTACTAATTAAACTCGTCTCAAATAACCCAAAACCACTTGATTCTATCTCCTTTATCCGAAGATCAAAATCCATCGAACGACTGGCGTCATCAATATTATTGACATTTAATTGACTCAATTCCTCTTCGGAATACTCCAATAAATCACTTAAACGCGTGCTAAATTCAATTAATCTTCCTTTTTCATCATGAACAAGAAAAGCATCGCCTGCGAATTCAAAAATGTTTTTGTAAAATTCTTCTCTTTGTCCAATTTGATCTACCAGATGATAGTAACTTGAAATGTCATTGCTTCGAACAATAACTCTTTCAACATTACCTTTTTCATTTAAAATCGGTGAAAGATATTTTTCTTCAAATCGGATCTTATTATTCTCCAAATTCGACTTTAAAAAACTATTTGGCTCCCTGCTTTCAAGAACCTGAGGAACAACACATTCCTCACAAGGTTTATCTAATCCATAAAAAACACTGTAGCATTTTGTACCAATTAATTCAGATCGTTTTAAATCTGTTCCCATCAGCCTTTTTGCATTCACCTCAATTAAAGTGAAATTTGTATCAATTACCGAAACTGCATCTTTACCACTACTTACAGATTTGGATTGATCGTATTCTTCTACAAGATATTCTTGAGGAATTAGCTCGCGCAATCTTTCAACTTCATTTTCCAGCTCTTGAACTCTATTCTTCAACGGATCAGGGGATTCATTGTACATGAACAAATAAACAATTAAAAGGTGATGTTAAATAAATATATTGCAAGTAAATAAAAAAAGTCGGAAATAATCCGACTTTCAAGTTATTAAATTAAATATTTTAAAAATACTTTATTTCTTTTAGCTCACCGGTTTCCAGTTTATGAATCTCTGTTAATAACGCATTTGCCAAACTAGATGCTCCTATTCTTGACCATTTGTTATTCAACCATTCCTCACCTAAATTATTTTTTGAAATCGCATAAAATTCAATGGCATCTTTAGCTGCAGATATTCCTCCTGCGGGTTTAAAACCAACCATCCGACCTCTTTTTTTGTAATAATCAGTAATAGCCTGCGTCATAACATAGGCCGCCTCAAGAGTTGCGTTCACTGCCACCTTACCGGTGGAAGTTTTAATAAAATCAGCACCGGCTTCCATTGCAATAATAGATGCAGTACGAATATTTTCTGCCGTTTTAAGTTCACCTGTTTCCAGGATAACTTTTAAATGTGCCTTACCACAAGCCTCTTTCTGAATAGCAATTTCATCAAACACGGTTTGATAATGTCCTTCTAAAAAAGCTCCAATCGATATCACAATATCAATATCATCAGCTCCCTTTTCAACAGCCATTTTACATTCCAATGCTTTAACTTCAATATATGATTGAGAAGATGGGAAAACACCTGCTACAGAAGCTATTCTAACGCCCTCAGCTTTTAAGTTTTCATTCAATGTAGGCACTTGGTATGGATATACACAAATAGCAGCCACATTTGGCATGTCAAAATCATTCTGGAAGTTATTTACATTGTCAGCAAAACTTTTAGCCTTTGCGTGCGTGTCTGTAGAGTTCAGTGTCGTTAAATCTATAAAAGAAAAATTCTTCTTTAGATTTTCAATTGTGTACAAAGCTTCAAAGTCTCTGTCCAAAATTGATTTGACATTTGCTTTTACTTCTGCATCGCTAACCTTAAGATCATATGATTTTAAGATTTCTAAAATGTCTTTCTCCATAATGTATGTAAATAATTAGTACCCAGTTGCGAATCTTTATTCGCTGATTTTTCCATCAATTATCTAAACTTCTAAAAGTCAGAATATTGTCTTTGAGAGCACAAAATTAAGATATTTTTTACTCATCCCCTATTTCTACTATGTTAATTTATTAGAACTTAACCAGCCTAAACAAAAAAAGCCAAAGTCATTATTGTGATGACTTTGGCTAACTGCTATAAAAGATGTACTTCTTTATTGCTTAACAATCTTGTAGCTTTTTCGGTATCCTTCCGATTCAATAAGCAAAAAATAAGCGCCGCTTCGTAATTGCTCAACTGATTTAATAATCCTTACTTCTCCACCTATATTTTTATGCTCTTCCTTAAATATCAAGCTTCCTGTCATGCTGAACAATGAAATTGTAGTCTCATCATTTCTAAAATCAGATAGATCGATATGCAATTCATGAACAACAGGATTTGGATAGATATGAACGATTGGCGCTGTTAAAACATCTTCGATTCCAGTAACTGTCTCAACTATAATTTTAAATTCTTGCCTGGCAAGATATTCATTATCCCAAGCTTCTAAAATCACATTAAAAGTACCCGCTTCGGTTGGTAAACCGTATAAGGTTGCAGTTCCATCTCCATTGTCATCTAAATTTAACCAACTTGGCTTTTCAAAGGCTGTTACAACACATCCTTCAGCATCAACATCCTGATATTCTATCATATAAACATAACTTTCATTCAATACTGCATCAACAAAAGGTTCTGATATAAATCTCGGAGCTTCATTTTTATTCTCAATATTAATGGTAAACCTATCGTTATAACTTAATCCGCCTTGATCAGTAACTGTTACTTTTAATGAATAGCTAATATAATCTTCATAATTAAATATCTCTTTCGAAACAATCCTGTCTCCATCCAATTCGAAATACTCATTCTCTGCCAGATTAAATGTGAATGTCTCATCAATATCAGCGTCGCTAGCAGTTAATATTCCCACTTCAGTTCCAATGGCAGAATTTTCGGCAATTGTAGTATTTGACAATTGAATGGCTGTTGGGGCATTTTCGTTACTATCATTGATATTAATTATTACTATTTCTTCAGAACTGGTATGTGTTCCATCGCTTACAGTAACTGTTAACGAGTAACTTGTTGTTGTCTCGTAATCCAGATTCGTGTTATCTGTTACCGTAATTTCTCCGGTAGTTGAATTAACAGCAAAAATGCCGTCAGTATTGCCTGCTGTGATTGTCCAGCTGCTAAATGTTGTTGCGGTTGCATCTGAATCAGTGGCCAAAACTGTTCCTACGGATGTTGTATTTGAAGCATCTTCATCAATATAGAATGTTTGTGAAGCTGTCACTATCGGAGCTACGTCATTGACATCTGTGATATTGATTGTTATCGTCTCTGCTGCTGAAGTGTTTATTCCATCGGAAACTGTTACAGTGTATGTGTATGAGGTTGTTGTTTCATAATCTATACCTGAGTTATCGGTTACGGTGATGGCACCACTTGATGCATTGATCTCAAAAATGGATGCGCCGGTTCCTCCTGTTTCTGTCCAGGCTGAGAAAGATGTTCCTGCATCTCCGTCTGTCGCAAGTACTGTTCCTACGGCTCCTGAGTCTGCGGTATTTTCTGCAATACTAAAACTCTGGGTGGCTGTTACAACTGGAGTGACATCATTGACATCTGTGATATTGATTGTTATCGTCTCTGCTGTTGAAGTGTTTATTCCATCGGAAACAGTAACGGTGTATGTGTATGATGTTGTTGTTTCATAATCTATACCTGAGTTATCGGTTACGGTGATGGCACCACTTGATGCATTGATCTCAAAAATGGAGGCGCCGGTTCCTCCTGTTTCTGTCCAGGCTGAGAAAGATGTTCCTGCATCTCCGTCTGTCGCAAGTACTGTTCCTACGGCTCCTGAGTTTGCGGTATTTTCAGCAATACTAAAACTCTGGGTGGCTGTTACAACTGGAGTGACATCATTGACATCTGTGATATTAATGGTTATCGTCTCGGATACTGAAGTGTTGGTTCCGTCAGAAACAGTAACAGTGTATGTATATGAAGTTGTTGTTTCATAATCTATACCTGAGTTATCGGTTACGGTGATGGCACCACTTGATGCATTGATCTCAAAAATGGAGGCGCCGGTTCCTCCTGTTTCTGTCCAGGCTGAGAAAGATGTTCCTGCATCTCCGTCTGTCGCAAGTACTGTTCCTACGGCTCCTGAGTTTGCGGTATTTTCAGCAATACTAAAACTCTGGGTGGCTGTAATAACAGGAGTAATATCATTGACATCGGTAATTGTAACTGTAATTGTTTGATCATCTGTTGCTCCACCATCTCCTGTAACTCTAACAATAACTTCATATGAATTGTTGCCACCTGCATCTTGTGCAGATTCGTAATCCGGTGCAGACAATAAAGTTAAAACTCCTGAAGTTGGGTGAATATTAAATTTGGCTTGATCAGCTCCTCCTACTAATGAGTACGAAGGAACTGCTACTCCCTCATTTACTGATGTTACCGCAGCTATTGAAGTGCTGTTTTCTGGAATTGAAATGCCGGCTGTTGCTCCTCCGCCATTTGAAGTAATAGTTATCCCTGTTACGTTATCAACCGAAACAGTGATCGTCTGAGTACTGGAATTTAATCCATCAGAAACAGATACCTGAACTATATAATCATTATCAGCATTTATATCTAATGGAGTTTCATAATCTGGAGCAGAGGTGAAAGCTAACGCTCCTGTTGATGAATTAATAGTAAATAGAGCTTGATCAGCTCCTCCAATTTTATTAAATGTAAAAGTTGTTCCGACATCTCCATCTGTTGCTGTTAAAGTAATAACATCTGTAGTATTCTCATCAATATTTATTGTAGATGCTGATGTAAATACTGGAATCTCATCATTAATATCGTTCACATCAACTGTTACAGTTTCTGTTACTGAAGTGTTAACTCCATCTGAAACTGTGATGCTCAAGCTGTAACTTGTGATTGATTCGTAATCCAGTTCATTCGCATCATTAACTGTAATTTCACCCGTCGATGAGTTGATTGCAAATACGCCGTTTGTATTACCTGCTGTGATTGTCCAGCTGCTAAAAACTGTTGCTGTTGCATCTCCATCGGTAGCCAAAACTGTTCCTACGGATGTTGTATTTGAAGCATCTTCATCAATATTGAATGTTTGTGAAGCTGTCACTATCGGAGCTACATCATTGACATCTGTGATATTAATGGTTATCGTCTCGGATGCTGAAGTGTTGGTTCCGTCAGAAACAGTAACAGTGTATGTATATGATGTTGTTGTTTCATAATCTATACCTGAGTTATCGGTTACGGTGATTGCACCGCTTGATGCATTGATCTCAAAAATGGAGGCGCCGGTTCCTCCTGTTTCTGTCCAGGAGCTAAAAATTGTTGCTGTTACATCTCCATCCGCTGCAAGTACTGTTCCTACGACTCCTGAATTTGCGATATTTTCTGCAATGCTAAAACTCTGAGAGGCTGTTACAACTGGATCTACATCATTTATATCTGTGATATTAATGATAATTGTCTCGGATGCTGAAGTGTTTATGCCGTCAGAAACTGTTACAGTGTATGTGTATGAGGTTGTTGTTTCATAATCTATACCTGAGTTATCGGTTACGGTGATGGCACCGCTTGATGCATTGATCTCAAAGATGGATGCGCCGGTTCCTCCTGTTTCTGTCCAGGAGCTAAAGGAAGTTCCTGCATCTCCGTCTGTTGCAAGTACTGTTCCTACGGCTCCTGAGTTTGCGATATTTTCTGCAATGCTAAAACTCTGAGAGGCTGTTACAACTGGAGTGTTGTCGTTTATTGCATTCACATTAACTGTTACTGTTTCTGCTG is a genomic window containing:
- a CDS encoding cadherin domain-containing protein; this encodes MKSIIVICFVMFSVFTVDGQVTEHFSDETPGATFFSNSGVTYNLTGGKFDIEHGPIYGYTGIATDDDYVDNYGSFLSSAGVVGAITKTTNNFYVYDFWIFPGDGSGIKSNTGTIIIRGKLSGATQFTKTVESANINIISSTNNGYTKVDLTSFSTTEIDELEFELTGNLRYLAVDAFRHQSVAANATPTATAPSAPSVTEDDTNVALADDIQVADTDGDDQTVTFTITGGTLTIGTTGITFGGTGNGNASFTAAGTLAAINTALDAATFTPTPNLSGTNAGTIAFISNDGTDDSSPTSVSFDITAVNDDPSVSGLPTDITVSEDIASNVDLSAATLSDVDAGSNSIVLTIEASAGTLNAGSGGSVTIGGSGTATLSLTGSVANIDTYLNTSSNIKYTSASNVNGSDAATLTLTANDGGYTGSSGGTNVPLGTVNVDITAVNDKPTASSFTTSTIYENTTYAFVTANFGYSDDDGDPLDHVRITAVPANGSLWVDADGSGTINGAESALSNNGTVSKADLDAGKLKYLNTNGTSSIFTFDVSDGTDYSTSTYTATLTVTPEPTVTLSLDPSSSISENAGSTSVKATLSNTFNKTVSVNLLKSGTTSGTDYSLSSTSISITTGNITGTATITGVNDDLDEDNETVIIDISSVTNGTESGTQQVICTLTDDDNTPVVTASQSFSIAENIANSGAVGIVLATDGDAGTSFSSWTETGGTGASIFEINASSGAITVTDNSGIDYETTTSYTYTVTVSDGINTSASETIIINITDINDVDPVVTASQSFSIAENIANSGVVGTVLAADGDVTATIFSSWTETGGTGASIFEINASSGAITVTDNSGIDYETTTSYTYTVTVSDGTNTSASETITINITDVNDVAPIVTASQTFNIDEDASNTTSVGTVLATDGDATATVFSSWTITAGNTNGVFAINSSTGEITVNDANELDYESITSYSLSITVSDGVNTSAAETVTVNVNAINDNTPVVTASQSFSIAENIANSGAVGTVLATDGDAGTSFSSWTETGGTGASIFEINASSGAITVTDNSGIDYETTTSYTYTVTVSDGINTSASETIIINITDINDVDPVVTASQSFSIAENIANSGVVGTVLAADGDVTATIFSSWTETGGTGASIFEINASSGAITVTDNSGIDYETTTSYTYTVTVSDGTNTSASETITINITDVNDVAPIVTASQTFNIDEDASNTTSVGTVLATDGDATATVFSSWTITAGNTNGVFAINSSTGEITVNDANELDYESITSYSLSITVSDGVNTSVTETVTVDVNDINDEIPVFTSASTINIDENTTDVITLTATDGDVGTTFTFNKIGGADQALFTINSSTGALAFTSAPDYETPLDINADNDYIVQVSVSDGLNSSTQTITVSVDNVTGITITSNGGGATAGISIPENSTSIAAVTSVNEGVAVPSYSLVGGADQAKFNIHPTSGVLTLLSAPDYESAQDAGGNNSYEVIVRVTGDGGATDDQTITVTITDVNDITPVITATQSFSIAENTANSGAVGTVLATDGDAGTSFSAWTETGGTGASIFEINASSGAITVTDNSGIDYETTTSYTYTVTVSDGTNTSVSETITINITDVNDVTPVVTATQSFSIAENTANSGAVGTVLATDGDAGTSFSAWTETGGTGASIFEINASSGAITVTDNSGIDYETTTSYTYTVTVSDGINTSTAETITINITDVNDVTPVVTATQSFSIAENTADSGAVGTVLATDGDAGTSFSAWTETGGTGASIFEINASSGAITVTDNSGIDYETTTSYTYTVTVSDGINTSAAETITINITDVNDVAPIVTASQTFYIDEDASNTTSVGTVLATDSDATATTFSSWTITAGNTDGIFAVNSTTGEITVTDNTNLDYETTTSYSLTVTVSDGTHTSSEEIVIININDSNENAPTAIQLSNTTIAENSAIGTEVGILTASDADIDETFTFNLAENEYFELDGDRIVSKEIFNYEDYISYSLKVTVTDQGGLSYNDRFTINIENKNEAPRFISEPFVDAVLNESYVYMIEYQDVDAEGCVVTAFEKPSWLNLDDNGDGTATLYGLPTEAGTFNVILEAWDNEYLARQEFKIIVETVTGIEDVLTAPIVHIYPNPVVHELHIDLSDFRNDETTISLFSMTGSLIFKEEHKNIGGEVRIIKSVEQLRSGAYFLLIESEGYRKSYKIVKQ